A single window of Candidatus Binatia bacterium DNA harbors:
- a CDS encoding DUF4147 domain-containing protein, with protein sequence MREDAVAAWRAGLAAVAPGPATARALAARPDLDLCDPRLLIVAAGKAAAPMLAAAFGFAATRGARAIAVVPEDADTAGLQDHATVIRAGHPLPDAGSEQAAKCVLDEARRLGPGDRLLVLLSGGASALLETPLAPLTLEDLRRANHVLVESGLAIGRINLVRGCLSAIKAGRLAQAARPAAVTTLAISDVEHDDPAVIGSGPTVVPVGSRREQCRSAIEALGASLTRLPRAVAAFLEEQASRDSDADDAHMIDAGDYTVIASASTAARRAEDELRARGYDIASHAAGARLYGSTEAAAARILRRLQSPHAGPSGVVVAGETTVEVTSRDPGRGGRNLDLAARLALAIRDEREIVIVAAGTDGRDGSSRAAGAVIDGGSAERAAAAGFPLEKALRDFDAEPALERAGALFVTGATGTNVGDLVVALAGARV encoded by the coding sequence ATGCGCGAGGACGCCGTGGCCGCGTGGCGGGCCGGCCTGGCGGCGGTCGCGCCCGGTCCCGCGACTGCCCGCGCGCTGGCCGCTCGTCCGGATCTCGATCTTTGCGATCCCCGACTGCTGATCGTCGCTGCCGGCAAAGCGGCTGCGCCGATGCTGGCGGCCGCCTTCGGCTTTGCGGCCACGCGCGGTGCGCGGGCCATTGCCGTCGTCCCCGAGGATGCCGATACCGCCGGGCTCCAGGACCACGCTACGGTGATTCGCGCCGGCCACCCGCTACCGGACGCGGGCAGCGAGCAGGCCGCAAAGTGCGTTCTCGATGAAGCCCGACGACTCGGGCCAGGCGATCGCCTTCTTGTGCTGCTGTCGGGCGGAGCGTCGGCTCTTCTCGAAACCCCTCTGGCGCCGCTGACGCTCGAAGATCTTCGCAGAGCGAACCACGTGCTCGTCGAAAGCGGACTCGCGATCGGCCGCATCAATCTCGTGCGTGGCTGTCTTTCGGCAATCAAGGCCGGGCGCCTTGCGCAGGCCGCGCGGCCCGCTGCCGTGACGACGCTGGCGATCTCGGATGTCGAACACGACGATCCGGCGGTGATCGGCTCGGGACCAACCGTCGTGCCCGTCGGATCGCGCCGCGAGCAGTGCCGAAGCGCAATCGAAGCGCTCGGTGCGAGCCTCACGCGACTTCCCCGTGCCGTTGCCGCATTTCTCGAGGAGCAGGCAAGTCGCGATTCCGACGCAGACGACGCGCACATGATCGATGCCGGCGACTACACGGTGATCGCGTCGGCAAGCACGGCCGCGCGCCGCGCCGAAGACGAGTTGCGCGCACGTGGCTATGACATCGCATCGCACGCCGCGGGAGCACGGCTTTACGGCAGCACCGAAGCCGCCGCCGCAAGGATCCTGCGCCGCCTCCAGTCCCCGCACGCCGGCCCTTCTGGCGTAGTCGTCGCGGGCGAAACGACGGTCGAAGTCACGTCGAGAGATCCCGGCCGGGGCGGGCGCAACCTCGATCTGGCCGCGCGCCTGGCGCTGGCAATCCGGGACGAGCGGGAAATCGTCATCGTGGCGGCCGGGACCGACGGCCGCGACGGATCGAGCCGGGCCGCCGGCGCCGTGATCGACGGCGGCAGCGCCGAGAGGGCCGCGGCGGCGGGTTTTCCGCTGGAAAAAGCCCTGCGCGACTTCGACGCCGAGCCCGCTCTGGAGCGCGCCGGAGCCCTTTTCGTGACCGGCGCAACCGGCACCAACGTCGGTGACCTCGTCGTCGCGCTGGCCGGTGCCCGGGTTTGA
- a CDS encoding TraR/DksA family transcriptional regulator has product MRKRDRDKFQTKLLDMRKEILRVIQQDMKDGREGEAGEGRDTYDIASDERDREINLLLGDRERKKLQLIEDALHRIETGEYGECEECGGEIVTGRLDAMPFTRLCVTCQDEHEQAQRTMHVDSGTMAAPRYPATETEDESF; this is encoded by the coding sequence ATGAGAAAACGCGACCGCGACAAGTTCCAGACCAAGCTGCTCGACATGCGCAAGGAGATCCTGCGCGTCATCCAGCAGGACATGAAGGATGGCCGCGAGGGCGAAGCCGGCGAAGGTCGTGACACTTACGACATCGCCAGCGACGAGCGCGATCGCGAGATCAACCTTCTGCTCGGCGATCGTGAGCGCAAGAAATTGCAGCTCATCGAAGATGCACTGCATCGCATCGAGACCGGCGAGTACGGCGAGTGCGAAGAGTGCGGCGGCGAGATCGTAACGGGGCGCCTGGACGCCATGCCGTTCACGCGTCTTTGCGTGACGTGCCAGGACGAGCACGAGCAGGCCCAGCGCACGATGCACGTCGATTCGGGCACGATGGCGGCACCGCGCTACCCGGCTACCGAGACCGAAGACGAATCGTTCTGA